The Methanobrevibacter millerae genome includes the window CGTAATCAGTTACAGGTGGTTCATAAGTCATGATCAATCAACTCCTCCCATTTACGTCCTTTGTAAACTGGTAATTCTCCTAATGATTCCATGTTTTCAACAGTGTCATCATCAGTTTCGTCAACATATTTTTTGTATACCCATCTCATTAAGTCTGCCATGAGTAATACTTTTCTGTCTGTTTTTTCAACAGTACATTTAATTCCTTTGTATGTAGGGTCAGAACAGCAGTAAGTGTCGTGACTTACAACAGTGTTAGCCCAAGGTCCTTTACAAATAAATACAGTACCTTCGTGAGGTGCGTCTCTTGATACAGCACAGTTTACAACAACTTCACCAAAGTCAGTTTTTACTAAAACGGTATCCCAGTTGTTTACACCTAATTTTGCCATATCTCTTGGATCCATATAACAGGTTCCTGAAGCATTTTTATATTCTTCTTTTAAAGTAGAACCTCTTTTCTTACATGCACCCTGATAGATGTCAGATCCAGTGTTTAACATACATTTGAGTACATCTGTATTTCCTTCACCTGTAATTTTTACATCAGGTACTACTGGTTTTTCTAAATAAGTATTAGCGTAATGCACAATTATTCCCCCTATTCTAACCATATAGCATTTACTGGGCAAAACATTTGACAGGTTCCACATAATTCACATTTATCTGGACTGAAAAGTTTAATAAACCCATTTTCTACCATGATAACTACTTCTTCAGTTTTAGCACCATTACCACCAGCATTTTCTGGGCTAATAGCTGCGTTAACAGGACAAGCAATTACACAAATTCCGCATCCTAAACAATTATCTTGATTTACTTTAAGTTCCATCGAATCACCTAGTCTTTAATTGCATTTAAAGCATCTGTCCAAGTTGCTGAATTGGTTGGAGTGTGATCAATATCAGTTCTTTTTACAGTTATTGCACCGTTAGGACATGCTTTTGCACATGCTTTACATTTGATACAGTAATCAGGTTGTGCAACAATGTGATCTAATCTTGAACCTGGACCAGTTGAAACTGGGAATGCTAATGCATTACATTTACAAATATCTACACAAGCACCACATGCTTGACATTTTTCTTGGTCAACTTCAATTGTACCTTCAAATGGTTTTTTAGCTTTAGCTGCATCAGTTGGGCAGACTCCTTCACACCATCCGCAGTAAACACAGAGTTCACTGTCAATGACTGAGTTACCTTTAACAACAGCTTTTGAAAGGTCAATATCGTATTCACCGTATGAACAAATTCTACATAATGCTTTGATAGCGTTAGTAGGACATGCTTTTTTACATACTAAACAGTAAACACATTTGTCGGTGTTGATTTCGATAGATTCTTTACCAGTTTCTTTATCAACAATAATTGCTTCTGCAGGACATAATTCTTCACATACACCACAGTAAATACAATCATCATCATTTACTTCAATTTCACCGGTTACTAAATCAGCACGGTCTGGTAATGTTCTGTCAATTACGATAGCATCACGTGGACATGCAATTTCACATCTTTTACAATAGACACATTCGTCATCGTCGATTTCTGAAAATGCGTTGTAGTGAGGATATGCTTCAATTTCTCTGATTGGTACTCCATCAATAGTTAATACTAATGCGTCAACAGGACATAATCCGCTACACATACCACATAATACACATTTGTCTTCATTAATACTAATTCTTTGAACATCAAATTCGTCATGGAAATTCTGTGCGATTTTTTCATGACCACTGAAGTAGACATTATTAGCTACTTGAACACGAGAGTCAATAGCAATCTCATTCAATGTAATTGCGCCAACAGGACAAGTAGACTCACAAATTCCACATCCGATACAGACATGATCTTTGAAAGATAAATTTCTTACTTCCTCCGCTGACCTTGTAATGTCAAAGTTATTGTCATTAACTTCTTTCAAATTTCTTATCATTATTAAATCTCCAAAATTTTAATTGAATCAGTTGGGCACTCATCTTTACATAGCTGACAACCACAACACAGTACGGAGTTTGTATGTGCTTTTAATGATTCTAATTTAATAGCTTTCATAGAACACACATTTACACATAAGCCGCAACCAATACAGGAATCTTCAATAATTGCTTCATAGTTCTTCTCTCGGCAAATATTCACAATTTTTCGACTCTGTTCTGGTTCATCAAATACCGCATTGGTCATTATTAAAAAATCCCTGGGAGTTAATTCAGTAATAGTTCTTGCAACATCAATTGAATTCCAGGACAAGTTCCTGCCGTTCAAATAATGTGATACAGTAGATCTATCAATGCCTAACTCATCAGCAATTGCCTGGTGACTTTCACCTGCTTCTTTTAATTTAACCGCAGCGAGATATTTCAGACCAGATGCAATATGCTTTGGCATTTGAACCACCATGTGTAATGATAACACATATGTTCATCTATATAAATATACTTGCCTACTAGATTAAAGTCGAAATACTTAAATATAACTGTGGGAATACTACACTTTTTAAAAATCAAATATTTATTAAATTAAATTAAAAATTATAAGACAAAATAAAAATAATTAATTTTTTAAAATCAAAAATAATAATCATTTATAAAATGAATAATTAAATTTAAAGTCAATAATTTTAAATAATTACTCATTTTTGAAAAAAATTAGTAATACTATAATATAATGAAAGTATTACAAAAATGGCAAAAACATGCTAATTTTTTTAGGTTTACCTAAAATGTGTAGTAACTACACATATCAATCTATTAATAATTTAAAAAATATAATAATATAATATTGAAAGGGGATTATGAAATGAAAATCGTGTCAATTGTGGGGAGAAAAAATACAGGTAAGACTTCGCTAACGGTGAAAGTTATCGAGGAACTTACAAATAGAGGATATAATGTTGCATCAGTAAAGCATTCACATCACTCTATAGAAATGGATAAGGAAAATACCGATACTT containing:
- a CDS encoding molybdopterin dinucleotide binding domain-containing protein, translated to MHYANTYLEKPVVPDVKITGEGNTDVLKCMLNTGSDIYQGACKKRGSTLKEEYKNASGTCYMDPRDMAKLGVNNWDTVLVKTDFGEVVVNCAVSRDAPHEGTVFICKGPWANTVVSHDTYCCSDPTYKGIKCTVEKTDRKVLLMADLMRWVYKKYVDETDDDTVENMESLGELPVYKGRKWEELIDHDL
- a CDS encoding ATP-binding protein; this encodes MELKVNQDNCLGCGICVIACPVNAAISPENAGGNGAKTEEVVIMVENGFIKLFSPDKCELCGTCQMFCPVNAIWLE
- the fwdF gene encoding tungsten-dependent formylmethanofuran dehydrogenase subunit FwdF, with product MIRNLKEVNDNNFDITRSAEEVRNLSFKDHVCIGCGICESTCPVGAITLNEIAIDSRVQVANNVYFSGHEKIAQNFHDEFDVQRISINEDKCVLCGMCSGLCPVDALVLTIDGVPIREIEAYPHYNAFSEIDDDECVYCKRCEIACPRDAIVIDRTLPDRADLVTGEIEVNDDDCIYCGVCEELCPAEAIIVDKETGKESIEINTDKCVYCLVCKKACPTNAIKALCRICSYGEYDIDLSKAVVKGNSVIDSELCVYCGWCEGVCPTDAAKAKKPFEGTIEVDQEKCQACGACVDICKCNALAFPVSTGPGSRLDHIVAQPDYCIKCKACAKACPNGAITVKRTDIDHTPTNSATWTDALNAIKD
- a CDS encoding 4Fe-4S binding protein; the encoded protein is MVVQMPKHIASGLKYLAAVKLKEAGESHQAIADELGIDRSTVSHYLNGRNLSWNSIDVARTITELTPRDFLIMTNAVFDEPEQSRKIVNICREKNYEAIIEDSCIGCGLCVNVCSMKAIKLESLKAHTNSVLCCGCQLCKDECPTDSIKILEI